DNA from Bradyrhizobium japonicum USDA 6:
CAGGCCGTCGAACACTACGAGATGAGCCGCTACGGCACGCTTCGTACCTGGGCCGAGGAACTCGGTTACACCAAGTCGGTCAAGTTGCTCCAGCAGACCCTCGACCAGGAACGTGCGACTGACGCCGCGCTGACCAAGCTTGCGAAAGCCGTCATCAACCTGGACGCTGAGCAAGACGAAGCAGCGTGAGTGAGCGGGGCGCGGCCCGACCGAATGCGGCGGCGTCCGTTATCTCAACATGTCGGCTGCAGGCTCGCTCCACTTCGTTCGGCACGCTTTCACCGCTGCCGAACGAAGACGTCCCTCATTTTAGGGGCGTATGACGATTCGCGCATTAGTGCGCCATCGCGATCTCACCCGACAAATGCTCGCGCCTTGCATCAATCCGCAACATCACGACAACGATCGCGCCCGCCAGCGCGCACCCCGCCAGCAGGAGAAGGCCGGCGGTAAAGTTGCCGGTCAGATCCTTCAGATAGCCCATCGCGTAGGGACCGGCGAAACCCGAAAGATTTCCGAGCGAGTTGATCGCGGCAATGCCGGCGGCGGCCGATGCGCCCGTCAGGAAACTCGCCGGCAGCGGCCAGAACATCGGGGGTACCGCGGAGACGCCGATCTGTGCAAAACAAAGCAGCGCCATGACGACGACGGCGTTTGAGACGAACCCTGCCAATCCGATTCCAATCGCGGCCATGAGCAGTGCCACCGCGACGTGACCCTTTCGTTCCATGGTCCGATCCGAATGACGACCGAGCAGCACCATGCCCACGGCGCCGAAGACAAAGGGCAGCGCCGCAAGCAATCCGGTCTGGGTATCGCTGACGCCAAACCCCTTGATGATGGTCGGCAGGAAGAACGCCACTCCGTAGCTTGCGGCATTCAGGCAGAAATACACCAACGCGCACATGAGAATGCGCGGATCCGTGAGCGCCTGCCCCAGGGACAGGTGCTCGACCTTTTCCTTGTTCAGCTTCTCGGTCGCCTGCACGTTCTCCAGCCACGCAATTTCATCCCGTTGCAGCCAACGCGCCTGGCGCGGCAAATCGGTCAGGTAGATCAGGACGCCGATGCCCACCAGAACCGATGGCAGCGCCTCGAGAATGAACAGCCACTGCCAGCCGTCCAGTCCCCAGCCGGTCAGGCCTAGCAGCATCCCGGAGATTGGCGATCCGATGATGGATGATATCGGGATCGCCAGCATGAACAGGCTGATGACCCTGGCGCGGTAAACCGCCGGGAACCACAGGGTCAAATAGAAGATGATGCCCGGAAAGAAGCCTGCCTCGCAGGCGCCGAGCAGCAGACGGAGCGAGTAGAAGACGCCCGTCGTCGGAATTCCGGTCGCCGCCGATATCGATGGGATGAACGCGAAGGCCGCCGAGACGATCCCCCACGTGATCATGATGCGGGCGATCCACACGCGCGCGCCGACCTTCTCCAGAAAGATGTTGGACGGTACTTCAAACAGAAAATAACCGACGAAGAACAGGCCTGCGCCCAATCCAAAGGCTGCTTCACTCAAGCCGAGCGCCTCGTTCATGTGCAGCTTGGCAAAGCTGACATTGACCCGGTCGAGATAAGCCACGAAGTAACACAGGATCAGGAACGGAATGAGCCGCCACATCACCTTGCCGATGACACGTTTCTCGACGTCTTGCATGGCGCAGCCTCTCGCTTGGTAGTTTGAGCTCCATGTCCCATTAAGCGGTAGCGTCGCCAGCCGACAGGACTGGCACGCCTCGTGGCGTCGATCTGGCGAACAAACGCTTCGATCATTCGCGCCGCCTCACTCCGCACGGCAAAGATAGTGTGAAACGATCGTCAGTCTGAGTCTGAGCAAAATTGATCACAGCATCTGTTCCTGTCGGCGCAGCAACGCAGCCAGCTGGCGGTCTCATCGACCACTGCTAACCGGCTGGCTTTTCCTTCTCATGCGGCGTGCCACGATTTTCGTCAGTCTGCTCGGCATCCCCCGGCGTTTTCCCTGCCATGTTTCCGGGATTGAAATGGTACTTGCCATCCGGATTCTCGCCGGGCTGCTTCTCAGTTGGATTCTTGTTGTTAGTCATTGGACCAGTCACTCCTTGGTAAGAGTAACAATGTTGAACGGGACCGAGGTCTCTATGTTCCCAAAGCTGCGATCTATCGCGTGGAACGAAAGCTCGCTCGTCCCCGTTGAGCATAACCTGCAACATTTCTCATTGGCGTGAGGCGTCGTGCAGACCACTTGAGGTGTTGCACATGGCTTTTTCGCAAACACGTTCTTCAGCATTCCTATCCGACTGTCTGGCCGCCTTCAGGCGATATCCCGCCATCGCCGCCTTTGCTGGGGCCGCTACTCTTGTGGCGGCGACGGCGATCGCGAACCGGCATCTTGCCGATAAAGCGCAGCGTGATAACCCGCCACGGGGTCGGTTCATCGACGTCGACGGGGTTCGGCTGCACTATGTGGAGCGCGGCAATGGCCGGCCGCTGGTTCTCTTCCACGGCAATGGCAGCATGATCCAGGATTTCGAGTCGAGCGGCCTGATCGATCTGGCAGCCGAGAATTACCGGGTGATCGTGTTCGACCGACCGGGATTCGGGCATAGCCTGCGGCCGCGAAACGTGGTTTGGACGCCGGAGGCACAGGCGGACCTGTTCAGGAAGGCATTTGATGGGCTGGGCGTTCAGCGAGCCATCGTACTCGGGCATTCGTGGGGGGCGTCGGTCGCGGTTGCGCTGGCGATAAGGCATCCTTCCTTCGTCGAAGCGCTGGTGCTGGCATCGGGATACTATTTTCCGACCGCGCGAGCCGACGCAGTGGCCTCATCTCTATCCGCTACACCCGCGCTTGGCGATATCATCAGCTACACCGTCTCTCCGATCCTGGGTCGATTGATGTGGCCGGCAATGTTGCGCAAGGTGTTTGGCCCGCAACCAATCCCCGGCAAATTCGCCGGCTTTCCGAAGGAAATGGCCGTCCGGCCATCACAGCTCCGCGCCAGTGCGGGGGAATCGACGTTGATGGTTCCCGCTGCATTTGCTTCCTCGAAGACCTACGGCGAACTCGACATGCCGACGATCATACTCGCGGGCGAGAATGATCGTTTGATCGATATCGATGAGCAATCGGCCAGGCTGCATGACGAGGTCAAGCAGAGCAAGCTGCACCGCATTGCCGGAGCCGGACATATGATCCAGCAATCTGCCACGCGAGATCTAATGGCGGCTATCGACGAAGCCGCTGCCGAGACCCTGCACTAGTCCATCGGATGCGGCGATGCGCTGGCGCGTACCGCTCGCCATGACCGCGCAGGGCTACCTGGCTGGGTCCGGGCTCCGGCAGGACAGATTTGCGTGGAGGATGGAGGAAACGCCTTGGTTTCGCTTTCGATGTTGCCGGAGGAGTCCCCATCGTCGCCAGGGCAGGACGCCGGCGCGTCGGAATCGGAGGCCCTGCCAACGCAGGCGGTCGACAATGTCGAGATGCCGCTGCCGTCCAGTCCGCAGACGTTCTTTCTCGGTAGCCTGTTGACACTGGCCGTCCTAGCGGCCGTGTACGTGGCAAGCTCGATCATATTGCCCGTGGTGCTCGCCTTCGTGTTGCAACTCATTCTGCAACCTGCCGTGGATCTTCTCGAGCGTATCGGCCTACCCCGTGCCGTCGGCGCGCTCTTGGCGATCCTGCTGGTCGTGGGAGCGCTCGTGGGCTTCGTGGCAGCCTTGTCAGTACCCGCCGCGTCGTGGGCGGAGAAGTTGCCGGACGGCTTACCGCGCCTGGAAACTCATCTGGTCGTCCTGAAGCGCCCGATCGAAGCGCTGCAAAAGGTTGTCCAGCAGGCGGAGCACGTCGCGGACTCTCCCGGGAAAAAGGAGCCCACCGTTTCGGTTCGCCGCGATCTCGGTCTGACCGGCGTGCTCTTTGCCGGAACGCGCGCCGTGCTCGACGGCCTGTTCACGACGGTTCTGGTGCTCTATTTCCTTCTGGTCGCAGGCGACATTTTTCTGCGACGCATCGTCGAGGTGCTGCCGAATTTTGCCGACAAGAGGCAGGCCGTGGACATCTTCCAGCAGATCGAAGCGGACATATCGGCCTATCTGCTCACGATCACGGCCATGAATGCTGCGGTGGGAATTGCGACGGCGGCTGCGATGTACCTCTGCGGGCTTGGAGATCCCTTGTTGTGGGGAGCCGCTGCTTTCCTGCTCAACTACGTTCCAATTCTGGGGCCGTTGTTGGGAACCGTCATCTTCCTGCTCGCCGGAATGTTGAGTTTCGACAGCTTGTGGTGGGCCTTGCTGCCGGCGATTCTTTACTTCTGCATCCACCTCGCCGAGGGCGAGACCCTGACTCCCATGCTGCTTGCGCGACGCTTCACCCTGAATCCCGTGCTGATCATCCTGTCGCTAGTGTTCTGGTTCTGGATGTGGGGGGTGCCTGGCGCAATCCTGGCCGTTCCAATGCTGGCCATCCTGAAGATCGTCAGCGATCGCGTCCGTCCGCTAAAGGCTTTGGGGCACGTCCTCGAAGGATAATCGCAGCGTCTTGGTGATGGATTGAGGACGTACCGCCGGCGGGGCACGGCCAGTGCTGGCAGGCTACGAAAGAGGCATAGAGAAGGTGAAGCGGGTTCCAGCGGAGTTCGATGCGACGGTCAAAGCGCCCCCCATGGGCCTTTGCGATCTGAGAGGCGATGTAGAGCCCCAATCCAAGCCCCTGCTTGCTCGCACGAGCTTTGCCGCGGAAGAACGGTTCGAACAACTTCTCCATCACCGTTTCCGGAATCGCCTCACCCGCATTGGCTACCCAGAGTTCGAACGATCCCTTTCGCGTCTCGGCGTGAACGACGATGGGTTTGTCGGTTGCTCCGTGCGTCACCGCGTTGCCGAGAAGGTTGGAGAGGAGCTGGCCGATGCGGATGCGATCGCAATTCACCGGCTCGTAGATGGCAAATTCGGTTTCGATGACCCGGCCGGGTGAGGCCAGTCTCAGTTCGTCGACCACCTGGGCAAGGGCAGGTTCGAGCGGCGCTCTTGCATCGCGTTCCAGGGCAATGCCGCCGCCCAGCCGACCGCGCGCGAAGTCGAGAACGTTGTCGATCATCGAGGCCATTCGCATGACCGTGGTCTGCATCATGGCGATGATCTGGTGTTCCTTTTCGCTATGGACGGTTCGGTCGAGAATTCTCGCGCCGGCGCTAATGGAGGCGAGAGGATTGCGAAGATCGTGACCGAGCACGGCGATGAACTGTTCGCGCAACTCGGAGGTTTCGTGCTCGAGCCGCAGCAGTTCTTGCGTCGCCTTCTCGGCGCCAATCGCCAATTCTCGGGCGGCCAGAAGCTCGTGCTCGTAGCGCCGCCGATCCGTCGCCTTGATCAGGGCTAGACGGATGAGCAGCAGCCTTCCTTCCGGATCGCGGCGCTCGTTCGCGTTGGCGATCATCTGCAGTGGCGTACCGGCGGCGGTTAACACGTCGATGGCGAATTCGTCGAAGGATCCCTGCATTCGGAGCAGCGGCGCGATATGGGTTTCGTAATAGATGCGGCCCGGCATGGTCAGGAAATCGCTGAAGCGCTTCCCGATCATCCGTGGCGCCGTATGTCCGCTCCATTCCAGGAAGGTGAGGTTGACGTACTCGATCCGGCCGTTCGGCAGCAGGGTGACGTAACCGCAGGGCGCGTTGTCGATCATGTCCTTGAACTGGGAATCGGAGGCGCGCACTAGACAAAAGGTCGCATCGCCGCGACGACCTCTTCCGGCGCGCTCAGATTTGGGCAATGCCCGGTCGCGTCCAGGACTATCATCCGGCTGTTGGGAATATTGCGGGCGACAAACTCGCCGACCTCCGGAGGGGCGATAATATCCTCGCTGCACTGGAGAACGAGGGTCGGAAGGGAGACCTCCGCGAGGTCTTCGCGGTTGTCGGAGGTGAAGGTCACCCGGGCGAACGCTTTGGCGATTTCGGGATCCGTGCTGCAGAAGCTATTGGTTAGCTCCTGACCTAGTTCCGGTCGATCGGGATTGCCCATGATCATCGGCGCCATCTGCATCGACCAACCCATGTGGTTCGAGTCGAGAAACCTGAGCAATTCCTCGATCTGCTGAGCGCTGAACCCACCAACGTAGCCGTCGTCGTCGATGTAACGGGGTGACGGACCGATCAGTACAAGCTTGCCGAACATCCCGGGGGCTTGTCGGGCGGCCATCACGCCGATCATGCTGCTGACGGAATGTCCTACGAAGACGGAATCCTTCAATCCGAGCTCCGTGCCGATTTCGACCACGTCTTTGGCGTAGCCGGACAGGGTCGAATATTTGGCGCTGTCGTAGGCCGAGAGGTCGGAGCCGCCGGCGCCGACGTGGTCGAACACAACGGTCATGAAATCCTTTTCGAACGCGGGAGCCACAAAGCGCCACATGTTCTGGTCGCACCCGAAGCCGTGTGCGAAGATCATCGTCCGGTGGCCGGCGCCGCGAACGCGAACGTTATTTCGTTTGATTGTGCCTGCCATCAGGACTCCCTGAACCGCCCTTTATCGTGCAGTTCCTCTACCGTCGCCGGGCCGCGGTCTGGTTTGCGAGGCCTGAATGCAGTGGAGATGCCCGGTCCTGCGAGCCGATCCGGATCAGCCGGCGCGCTCGAGCATCTCGACTTTCGCTTGCTTGATTTCTTCATCCGACGCCTCCTCGATGCCCGCAATGCGGTTGCTTGCGGCCTTTGTCTCCAGGATCAATTCGTCGAGTTTCAACTGCAAGGCCAGCGTGTCGCGGTTCTGCGTTGCCTGGATCAGAAAGACCATCAGGAACGTCACGATTGTCGTGCCCGTGTTGATGACGAGCTGCCAGGTATCGCTGAAGCCGAATAAGGGACCTGTGATCGCCCACACGAGTACGACGGTAACTGCCAGCAGAAAGGTCGTCGGTCGGCCGGAAATGCGCGAGGTCGCAACTGCCAGCCGGGCGAACCAATTGCCGCTTGGCTGAGCATTCGCGGACGTAGAGCCTATGGGCAGATTTGCGCGCATTGAATGATTTCCTTGGCGAAGCGGAAGCCACACCGCAGATGTCTGCAAGTCAGCTATTGGCGATCGACGGACCGCAAGGAGCGCCGTCAGCTGATGGAAGGAGGCCGTCTTTCTTTTCCCATTTGTCTGACCGCTTCGACGATGCGGTCGGGTTGGTAGGGCTTGTGCAAGGTGAGACTGCCAGGCACCGGACGGGCCTCGACGGGCGAGAAGCCGGTCGCGTAGATCACCTGCAGCTGGGGATCATGCTCCCGACAACGTTCGGCGATCTGCCACCCGTCAACTCCGCCGGGCAGCCTGATGTCGGTGACCAGAACGTCCGCGATCTGCCTCTTGCACAATGCCAGCGCTTGCTCACCATTGGAGGCGTGAAAGACCTCGTAGCCTTCCTCGCGCAGAGCGTCGACCACCAATTCGCGGACAAGTGGATCGTCCTCGACCATAAGTATTCGCACCGGTGGCTCCTCAATACTCTTGACGACCGTTGCAAGTCTGGAACGGCCCAGCCTTGAGAGGGTTCCGCGGCGACGCTGCCAACGTCGCAGCATTCTCGGAATCAGAGACTCAGGCCATCCTGTGAAATGCCGGTGGCAACGTCTCTCGAACCAGTTGACTCAGATCCAGCGCCTCCCCGCTGTCCGCAATGTCGGAGAATAGAACCTCGACGAAGGGATGCTGTCGGTTGAATACCGCGCCTCGCTGGTATTTCGCGCTCACGATCCGCTGAAGTGCGGGAAGGTTCAGTCTGCCAAGCGCATTGTATTGATCGCGAAACAGGCTTTGTCGCCCTCCACGATGCTCGATGGAATCCGCCCAGACGTCCATCACCTTCCGCCCAATGAACGCCTCCACGCCATCATTTCCATCCTGAGCGAGAAGCCTTAGTCCATCCATGACGTGTGGTCCGTCATCGACCCGAAACTGTGTAAGCGACATGGGAGTCCTCCTGTTATCGGCGTCCATCTACATCGGCGGGCAGTCGTGGACTGCTCCTCCCTCGTTGTCCCATCGCGACAGCGCCAGGGCACTTGATCTTGCATCGGCAGGCGAGTCTTCTGTCACCGGCAATTTGCCGCGACCGGCATCATCCTTGTGGTTGTGGAGAAACCGGGCGATTTGGCTGCGGAGCGCCGATGTCGCCAGTAACTTGCCGACCGACCCCGCAGTGTTGAAGATCTGCCGTTGCAGCGTTGTCGGCAGGGCGTTCCATCGTATGATGATGGCCGCGCCCAGACACCGCAAAACACGTTCTTCTCGGGCCGCAAGGGCTGCACCGTACGAACGGTTCTCATCCGGAGCGGGCGGGTGCTTGGTCAGTTCGCCGTGCTTGGCTTCTCTCGCCCGAGATTGCTGAGATCTAAACATTCCGGGCCCCCTTTCGTTGAAAGTCGCGGCCCCTTCCGAACAACCCCCGATGGGGTGATCAGACTCAAATAGATATGGGGATCAAAGGTCCGGACAACGAGCCCAAAGTCCAAATAAACTTGCACGATAGTTGGCATCGTTTGGCGTCCAGTTGCGTCGTGCAAAGAGCATTGCCGCGACAGCGGACTGCGGTGATCCCGTCAAACTCCCGGTCGTGAGCAATATTGACCAGCGGGCGGCGCTGCCGGGTCCATACTGCTGCGATCGCCGTGGACGCCGATCGGTGAGAGTTCGATAGTGCCGCTGCCCTTATTCCGCAGGGGGCGAGCGTGCTCGGGTCACAAGCCAGGGCCCCTAACGCCTCGCGCGATGTGGCGACCAGTGCTGCCTTTGGAGTGCAAGGTGAGGACGATGAAATGACAACGCTGCCGCGCAACGATCTGGACTGTCACGATTGGGCTACCCGGGCATCCGAGGCTCTTGCGCAAGCAAGGCAGTTGCCGGCTTGGAGCGATCCGATTCGAAGCCATCAGAAAAGCCGAGCAACTTGGCTTTGCCGCTGAGATGAGGAAATGGCTGATACCGAAGAAGCCCAACCGCGCCCCGAAACGGACTGGCTGACGGCGATCTCAGTTTCGAAGAGTAAAGTGCTGCTTTGCGTGAGAAGCTCCGGCCCAGAGAGCAGATCAGAAGGGCACTCCTAAAGGAACGGCCCCAGAGCGTGGGGCGCGCTGGGGCCGTCATTTCATCGGATGCGTGGGGGCACATGCATCCGGTCGCCGTCACCAAGTAACGCCGCAGACATTCGTTCCAGGAAATGCCCAAGTCGCGATGCTAGGAAGTGATCTCGTCGGTCCACACCTTGAAGCTCACCAGGGTGTTGGGCCCGAACGTCTGCGTAATCGGGACGTCAGCGGCGTCACGTCCCCGCGCAATCAGGATACGTCCAATCCGTGGCACGTTGTTGCGCGGATCGAACGTGTACCAACGTCCGCCAATGTAGGCCTCGAACCATCCGGCGAAGTCTCCTGGCGCATAGGGGGCGGCATGCCGATGTCGCCCAAATAGCCGGTGCAGTACCTTGCCGGAATGTTCATGCAGCGGCAGAACGTAATGGCCAGATGCGCAAAGTCGCGACAAACGCCCTTGCCCTCGTGGTACACTTCCCGGGAGGTCTTGGTGGCGCGCGCGTGCTCGTAGCCGAATTGAATGTGATTGTGGACGAAATCGCAGATCGCCTGAACGCGCGCCCATCCGGGCGGCTGCTTCTCGAAGAGCTTCCACGCGGTGTCGGATAGCTGGTCGGTTTCGCAATAGCGACTGCCGAGAAGATACACAATCGTCTCTGCCGGCAAGTCCTCGACCGCGTGTTGGGAAGCCGAGGGCACGGTGGCGTCCGGCAAGCCCGTGTCGCGAATGATGCCATCAGCCGCCAGCCGCAGTCGACCGGCTGGAGCAACGATACGGCTGCACCAGTTACCGAAGCCATCGCGGTATGGGTTGATCGCCACCGGAGGATCAGTGGTCAGATAGTCAGGCACGATAACGTCGGAAGCCCGGGTAAAATGAACGCCCAGGACCATGATCATGGGTGTGGGTTGCGGAAACTCGTAGACCATCTCATAGCCGACCCGGATCTTCACTCGGCGTCCTCCAAAGTCGAGAAGGCTGCTCGACTACTTCGATCTTGTGTGTGCTCACCCTACACTCGCGACACGGCGCGGCGCGAACCCCAACGCCCTGGTGGTGCTTGTGTTCCAGCCACTTCATCACAGCAGCAAAAATAGAGCCGACGCCGTTTTGACGTTGACCTCCACATTCATTCCAAGCTCGTCCTCGCGACTTCCCCAATAGGTGCCGAACAGGGGAATGGCCTGGCTCGGGATTCTGGCCACCGCGACGCGAATTAAGTCCCGGTTTCCGACGATGCCGTTGGTCGGATCGAACTCGACCCAGCCCGAACCGGGGACGTAAATCTGGCACCAGGCATGAGTGGCTCCCCCACCCAGCCAGGTAGGTCCATCGCGATCCGGTACGTAGATGTAGCCCGTGATAAAGCGCGCGGCGAAGCCCAGACTGCGTGCGGCTTCAATCATCAAAATGGCAAAGTCCCTGCAGGTGCCTTTCCTCAGTTCAAGTGTGGTGGAGGGAATTTGAGTTCCTGGCGCCGTGCGGCGGTCATATGCGAAGCCATCCGAGATTGCTTCATTGAGGGTCATCAGGAGCTGGCCCGTCGGACGTTTCGTCCCCCGCGTGAGAAAGGTGTCCAGCCACCGGCCAACATGATCTTCCGGGTCGGAGAACCATCTCTGAACATAAGGTGCCAGGTCAGGCGCCTCTTCGTCATGATACGTGAATGGATGGTCCTTCGCGTAGTCCTCAATCCTAAAGTCCGGGGCGTTCTCCGGAGTGTGGTCAACCTTGATTTCACAGTCGAATCGCAAGTAATCGCTCGCGCGGTCAAATTCGATGTGCGCGACGCAATTCCCAAAGACATCATGAAGCCATCTCACCTCTGAGGGCTTCGGCGTCACATCGAGCGAGAAGTCAATCAGTCGTTGATCGAAGCTGTCCCTCGGACGTGCCATTAGCTGATGCCGGCCGAGCCTTACCTCGCGCTCGTACCGGTACGTTGTACTATGCCGGACGATGAAGATCGCCATGATGTCGCCGGTCGACGAGGGTTAAGGGCTTACGATCCGCTCGAATGATGGAGACGGATCGCATTCCGACGGGAATGGTAGCTGGATTTGCCAGCAACTGGCGAAATCTTCGCAAGGCCGTGGCGCAAGTGATGCCAGGGCAGGGTCGCACGTCTGGTGGGATCAGACAATAAGGGCGGCTCTCGAGCCGCCCTCGTAACTGCCTGTCATACGCCTGGCGTGGTCGCCTAGCCTTCGATGATGTAGACGATCTCGTGGGTGCGCGGGCGAAGAACAATGTACCTTCCGTGCACGAGGATGAAATCGTATCCACGCCATTCCGGATAGATCTCGACGATACGTGCTGGCATCGGGTAATAACGGACGCCCGCCGGCACGGCCGTTCCGATCGAGAGGTTGAAGTTCACGTTTGCAACTTCCTCGACCTTCTCTTGCTTCATCGCCGAACTGATCTGGGTGCGCTTCTCGGCGGGAGGCGTCGCTGTCGCTGCGGCTGCGGCGTTGCCGGTCGTCTTGTTGTCCGAGGTCGAGGGCTTGGTCTCGGCAGTCGGAGTCTTCAAGTCCTTCGAGGTCGCGGCCGAATCAGACGATTTCGTCTTGCTTTCGGCTTTCATCTCGCTCGCCGCCTTGCCGCCCGAAGGCGACGTCGTTTCGGCGGCCGGATTCTTCAGGTCCTTCGTGGCGGCCGGCGTCGTTGACTCCGAGGCCTTCGACTTGCCATCGGCCTTCATGTCACCGGTCGTTTTCGCATCCGGCTTGCCCTGCGCTTGTTGGGGCGCCATCTCCTTTGACCCAGCACCTGGGGTAGCCTTCTCGACTCCCTTTGCCGCCGGTGCATTCATCGGCGCCGCAGGATCACCTTTCGGCGAAGCGGCCGT
Protein-coding regions in this window:
- a CDS encoding AI-2E family transporter, producing the protein MEDGGNALVSLSMLPEESPSSPGQDAGASESEALPTQAVDNVEMPLPSSPQTFFLGSLLTLAVLAAVYVASSIILPVVLAFVLQLILQPAVDLLERIGLPRAVGALLAILLVVGALVGFVAALSVPAASWAEKLPDGLPRLETHLVVLKRPIEALQKVVQQAEHVADSPGKKEPTVSVRRDLGLTGVLFAGTRAVLDGLFTTVLVLYFLLVAGDIFLRRIVEVLPNFADKRQAVDIFQQIEADISAYLLTITAMNAAVGIATAAAMYLCGLGDPLLWGAAAFLLNYVPILGPLLGTVIFLLAGMLSFDSLWWALLPAILYFCIHLAEGETLTPMLLARRFTLNPVLIILSLVFWFWMWGVPGAILAVPMLAILKIVSDRVRPLKALGHVLEG
- a CDS encoding transglutaminase family protein; this translates as MAIFIVRHSTTYRYEREVRLGRHQLMARPRDSFDQRLIDFSLDVTPKPSEVRWLHDVFGNCVAHIEFDRASDYLRFDCEIKVDHTPENAPDFRIEDYAKDHPFTYHDEEAPDLAPYVQRWFSDPEDHVGRWLDTFLTRGTKRPTGQLLMTLNEAISDGFAYDRRTAPGTQIPSTTLELRKGTCRDFAILMIEAARSLGFAARFITGYIYVPDRDGPTWLGGGATHAWCQIYVPGSGWVEFDPTNGIVGNRDLIRVAVARIPSQAIPLFGTYWGSREDELGMNVEVNVKTASALFLLL
- a CDS encoding MFS transporter: MQDVEKRVIGKVMWRLIPFLILCYFVAYLDRVNVSFAKLHMNEALGLSEAAFGLGAGLFFVGYFLFEVPSNIFLEKVGARVWIARIMITWGIVSAAFAFIPSISAATGIPTTGVFYSLRLLLGACEAGFFPGIIFYLTLWFPAVYRARVISLFMLAIPISSIIGSPISGMLLGLTGWGLDGWQWLFILEALPSVLVGIGVLIYLTDLPRQARWLQRDEIAWLENVQATEKLNKEKVEHLSLGQALTDPRILMCALVYFCLNAASYGVAFFLPTIIKGFGVSDTQTGLLAALPFVFGAVGMVLLGRHSDRTMERKGHVAVALLMAAIGIGLAGFVSNAVVVMALLCFAQIGVSAVPPMFWPLPASFLTGASAAAGIAAINSLGNLSGFAGPYAMGYLKDLTGNFTAGLLLLAGCALAGAIVVVMLRIDARREHLSGEIAMAH
- a CDS encoding low affinity iron permease family protein, encoding MRANLPIGSTSANAQPSGNWFARLAVATSRISGRPTTFLLAVTVVLVWAITGPLFGFSDTWQLVINTGTTIVTFLMVFLIQATQNRDTLALQLKLDELILETKAASNRIAGIEEASDEEIKQAKVEMLERAG
- a CDS encoding DUF1236 domain-containing protein encodes the protein MENQMRKSLMVSAAVAALLATTGFATAQGANQGAAKDSPTAASPKGDPAAPMNAPAAKGVEKATPGAGSKEMAPQQAQGKPDAKTTGDMKADGKSKASESTTPAATKDLKNPAAETTSPSGGKAASEMKAESKTKSSDSAATSKDLKTPTAETKPSTSDNKTTGNAAAAATATPPAEKRTQISSAMKQEKVEEVANVNFNLSIGTAVPAGVRYYPMPARIVEIYPEWRGYDFILVHGRYIVLRPRTHEIVYIIEG
- a CDS encoding alpha/beta fold hydrolase yields the protein MAGTIKRNNVRVRGAGHRTMIFAHGFGCDQNMWRFVAPAFEKDFMTVVFDHVGAGGSDLSAYDSAKYSTLSGYAKDVVEIGTELGLKDSVFVGHSVSSMIGVMAARQAPGMFGKLVLIGPSPRYIDDDGYVGGFSAQQIEELLRFLDSNHMGWSMQMAPMIMGNPDRPELGQELTNSFCSTDPEIAKAFARVTFTSDNREDLAEVSLPTLVLQCSEDIIAPPEVGEFVARNIPNSRMIVLDATGHCPNLSAPEEVVAAMRPFV
- a CDS encoding response regulator; the encoded protein is MVEDDPLVRELVVDALREEGYEVFHASNGEQALALCKRQIADVLVTDIRLPGGVDGWQIAERCREHDPQLQVIYATGFSPVEARPVPGSLTLHKPYQPDRIVEAVRQMGKERRPPSIS
- a CDS encoding alpha/beta fold hydrolase, which produces MAFSQTRSSAFLSDCLAAFRRYPAIAAFAGAATLVAATAIANRHLADKAQRDNPPRGRFIDVDGVRLHYVERGNGRPLVLFHGNGSMIQDFESSGLIDLAAENYRVIVFDRPGFGHSLRPRNVVWTPEAQADLFRKAFDGLGVQRAIVLGHSWGASVAVALAIRHPSFVEALVLASGYYFPTARADAVASSLSATPALGDIISYTVSPILGRLMWPAMLRKVFGPQPIPGKFAGFPKEMAVRPSQLRASAGESTLMVPAAFASSKTYGELDMPTIILAGENDRLIDIDEQSARLHDEVKQSKLHRIAGAGHMIQQSATRDLMAAIDEAAAETLH